One Symphalangus syndactylus isolate Jambi chromosome 20, NHGRI_mSymSyn1-v2.1_pri, whole genome shotgun sequence DNA segment encodes these proteins:
- the LOC134735158 gene encoding keratin, type I cytoskeletal 18-like: MCLPISPCSGSRGPWRHWFEHRERLGRSRGTSKWAEGPCGEERASPLAPHFLHQLLPVPGICPVAQLKRSAGQQRGELPCRRGVWGSWISVSHFTEIATYCRLLEDGEDFNLGGILDSSKYLQSIQKTNTHRIVDGKVVSETNITDVLRC, encoded by the exons ATgtgccttcccatcagcccctgCTCTGGGTCCCGGGGACCCTGGCGTCACTGGTTCGAACACAGGGAGCGTCTCGGGCGCTCTAGGGGTACTTCCAAGTGGGCAGAAGGCCCCTGCGGGGAAG AGCGAGCTTCACCACTTGCTCCGCATTTTCTCCATCAACTACTACCTGTCCCTGGGATCTGTCCAGTCGCCCAGCTAAAGCGCTCAGCAGGTCAGCAGCGCGGCGAGCTTCCATGCAGGCGCGGGGTCTGGGGCTCCTGGATCTCTGTGTCCCATTTCACAGAGATTGCCACCTACTGCCGCCTGCTAGAGGACGGGGAGGACTTCAATCTTGGTGGTATTCTGGACAGCAGCAAATACTTGCAAAGCATCCAAAAGACCAACACCCACAGGATAGTGGACGGCAAAGTGGTGTCTGAGACCAACATCACAGACGTTTTGAGGTGCTAA